CTACCGCGGCAATGATCGCGTCGCCGTGACCTATTTCGGTGAGGGTGCCTCAAGCCAGGGCCAGGTCTATGAAAGCTTCAATCTCGCCGCGCTGATGAAACTGCCGGTGTTGTTCGTCATCGAGAACAATAAATACGGCATGGGGACCAGCGTCGAACGCTCCAGCGCCTCGCATGATCTCTCGAAAAATGGCACGCCCTGGGGGATTCCGGGCGCCCAGGTGGACGGGATGGATGTGACGGCCGTCCATGCCGCCGCCAAGGCCGCCGTCGCCCATTGCCGCGCCGGTGAGGGGCCTTATCTCCTCGAGATGAAAACCTACCGCTATCGCGGCCATTCCATGTCCGATCCGGCGAAATACCGCTCGCGCGAGGAAGTTCAGAAAATGCGTAGCGAACGCGATTGCATCGATCACGCCCGCCAGCAACTCGCCGATCTCGGTGTCGAGGAGAGCGAACTCAAAGCGATCGATGACGCGGTGAAAAAGCAGATCCAGGAGGCGGCGGATTTCGCGCAAGCTTCGCCCGAGCCCGATCCCGCGGAACTCTGGACCGACGTTCTGGCGGAGGCGTGACATGGCAACGGAAATCCTCATGCCGGCACTGTCACCGACGATGACCGAAGGCAAGCTCGCCCGCTGGCTCAAGAAAGAAGGTGATGCGATCCGTGCCGGTGACGTGATCGCCGAGATCGAGACCGACAAGGCGACGATGGAGGTCGAAGCCGTCGATGAAGGCGTGCTCGGCAAAATTCTTGTCCCCGAAGGCGCCGAGGGGGTTGCGGTGAATACGCCGATCGCTCTTCTCGGCAGCGATGGCGAAGCCGCCGACGCCGCGCCGAAAGCAGCGCCGGCCGCGAGGCCTTCCCCCCCATCCCCGGCTGCAGCCCAACCAACCCCCCCGGCCGCGGCGGCGCAACCCGCGGCGGAAGAGAAAGATTGGGGGCCTGTGCAGAAAATTACTGTTCGTGAGGCGCTCCGCGACGCCATGGCCGCCGAAATGCGAGCCGATCCGGATGTCTTCCTGCTCGGGGAAGAGGTCGCGCAGTATCAGGGCGCCTATAAAATCAGCCAAGGCCTGCTCGAGGAATTCGGCGAAAAGCGGGTGATCGATACGCCGATCACCGAGCACGGTTTCACCGGGCTTGCGGTCGGTGCGGCGATGGCCGGGTTGAAGCCGATCCTCGAATTCATGACTTTCAACTTCGCGATGCAGGCGATCGACCAGATCATCAATTCCGCCGCCAAGACACGCTATATGTCGGGCGGGCAGATGAGCTGCCCGATCGTTTTTCGCGGCCCCAATGGGGCGGCGTCCCGGGTCGCAGCCCAGCACAGCCAATGCTATGCGAGCTGGTATGCGCATGTCCCCGGCCTCAAGGTCGTCGCCCCGTGGTCGGCGGCCGATGCCAAGGGTCTTTTGCGCGCCGCGATCCGTGATCCCAATCCGGTGATCTTCCTCGAAAACGAGATCCTTTATGGCCACAGCTTCGATTGCCCGACCGCCGAGGATTTCGTGCTGCCGCTCGGGCGGGCGAAAATCGAGCGGCCAGGCAAGCACGTCACCATCACCGGGTTTTCCATCACCGTCGGCACCGCGCTCGCCGCGGCCGAAGCGCTGGCTGGCGAAGGGATCGAGGCCGAGGTGATCAATCTTCGCACGCTGCGCCCGCTTGATATCGAAACCATCGTTGCTAGCGTCAAAAAAACCAACCGTCTGGTGACCGTCGAAGAAGGCTGGCCCTTCGCCGGCATCGGCGCCGAGATCGCGATGCAGGTGATCGAACACTGTTTCGATTGGCTGGATGCGCAGCCGATGCGTGTCCATGGTGTCGATGTGCCGCTGCCCTATGCCGCCAATCTCGAAAAACTGGCGCTGCCGCAGCCCGATTGGGTGATCGAGGCCGTGCGCAAAACCGTCCGCGGCATGGGCTGAGGGAGAAAATCATGGCCACCAACATCCTGATGCCGGCCTTGTCACCGACCATGACCGAGGGCACGCTGGCGCGCTGGCTCAAAAAAGAAGGCGACGACATTCGCGCCGGTGACGTCATCGCCGAAATCGAGACCGACAAGGCGACGATGGAGGTCGAAGCCGTCGATGAAGGCGTGCTCGGCAAG
This portion of the Acidibrevibacterium fodinaquatile genome encodes:
- a CDS encoding pyruvate dehydrogenase complex E1 component subunit beta; the protein is MATEILMPALSPTMTEGKLARWLKKEGDAIRAGDVIAEIETDKATMEVEAVDEGVLGKILVPEGAEGVAVNTPIALLGSDGEAADAAPKAAPAARPSPPSPAAAQPTPPAAAAQPAAEEKDWGPVQKITVREALRDAMAAEMRADPDVFLLGEEVAQYQGAYKISQGLLEEFGEKRVIDTPITEHGFTGLAVGAAMAGLKPILEFMTFNFAMQAIDQIINSAAKTRYMSGGQMSCPIVFRGPNGAASRVAAQHSQCYASWYAHVPGLKVVAPWSAADAKGLLRAAIRDPNPVIFLENEILYGHSFDCPTAEDFVLPLGRAKIERPGKHVTITGFSITVGTALAAAEALAGEGIEAEVINLRTLRPLDIETIVASVKKTNRLVTVEEGWPFAGIGAEIAMQVIEHCFDWLDAQPMRVHGVDVPLPYAANLEKLALPQPDWVIEAVRKTVRGMG
- the pdhA gene encoding pyruvate dehydrogenase (acetyl-transferring) E1 component subunit alpha, which codes for MARSAKIAERGGKGSGGTGSSGKAAAGLGRDALLSAYHDMLLIRRFEEKAGQLYGMGLIGGFCHLYIGQEAVVVGVQMALSAGDQVITSYRDHGHMLATGMDPRGVMAELTGRRDGYSHGKGGSMHMFSREKNFFGGHGIVGAQVSLGTGLAFANHYRGNDRVAVTYFGEGASSQGQVYESFNLAALMKLPVLFVIENNKYGMGTSVERSSASHDLSKNGTPWGIPGAQVDGMDVTAVHAAAKAAVAHCRAGEGPYLLEMKTYRYRGHSMSDPAKYRSREEVQKMRSERDCIDHARQQLADLGVEESELKAIDDAVKKQIQEAADFAQASPEPDPAELWTDVLAEA